A segment of the Brienomyrus brachyistius isolate T26 chromosome 4, BBRACH_0.4, whole genome shotgun sequence genome:
GTATAACAGCAGGTTCTGAATTAGCTGTTTGCTACGCCTCCTTCAAAGGTACGACTCCCTGACGGGTGTGCCATCCAGCCAGCGGGCCCTGGCCTTCGAGAAGGGCAGCGTGCTGTTCAATGTGGGGGCACTCTACACCCAGATCGGCACTCGACAGAACCGCAGCAGCGCCCAGGGCATCGGCAATGCCATCGATGCCTTTCAGTGTGCTGCCGGTACGGACAATGCTCACACCGATGACTGGAAGTTCTGAAAGTGTATCCATGAGATTCTGGACCAGCCCCTCTTCACAAGGAGGACCTACAACGGTGCATTGAATCCAGCAATATCtgtttgtcacccccccccaggtgcaTTCAGTTACCTGAAGGAAAACTTCTCCAATGCTCCCAGTCTGGATATGAGTGGCGCCTCGCTGGAAATGCTGGTACGGCTGATGTTGGCACAGGTGCAGGAGTGTGTCTTCGAGCGGGTGCTGCTACTCGTGCTGGAGGACAGCGATTTCTCCTCCCTCCTGCAGGTGGCGCAGGAGGCCGCACGGGTCAGTTCATAGGTCGCGCATGTGACTTCATTTCCATTTGTGCCTCTGAGTGTGATGTGACTATACTGACCGCGCGTGTCTGCTGTGACCATGCTGACCGTGTATTGACCGTGACCCTGTTCCCAGCAGGTGTCCGACATGTACTGGCTGGCTCTCCAGACCATGCAGCAGGCCCCGGTGAAGGACTATGTTCCTTTCTCCTGGGTGACACTGGCACAGGTCAAGAATGAGCACTTCCGCGCACTTTCTCACTACTACGCTGGCCTGGCCCTGTGCAACCATGCCCGTGAGTTCCCTGGCACGTCTCGGTCATAGCGGTGGGGAGCATTTATCTCCATGACAGACTATAGGTCATTTTTAAGGTCCCTGTTTCTGCCACGTAGCGATGAACCTTTTACTTTTAACTTTTCCACCCTCTCAGTACAAGATCTATCATAACGAGAGTTTTTTTGGGCCCCCTGTGTAATTAAGGGTGTGGAAATGGAGCttatgtgtttatatgtgtcAGTCGACCTCCTGGTGCTCAGCCTGTATCTGTTGCCCCCTAGAGTCCAGTGAATGGGATGACGGCCTGGGGGAGCGGATGCTGCACCAGCTTCACAGCAGCAAGCTGACAGGACCCCCCCCGGGCATAATGCTGAAGGACCCTGAGGAGAGGCGAAGGCTGGGTGAggagaggggggaggggagtcATAATGGCACCTGGGAGTGTGTGATCGCTTAGCTGCAGGTACAATTATAGCTCACAGGTAGCTGGTTAGTGGTGGTTTTGGGTGACATCACCGTGCTGACTGACTGGCTAGcggtgactgtgtgtgacatCACTGTGCTGACTAGCTGGTTACCGGTTGCTGTGTGTGACATCACCGTACTGACTAGCTGGTTAGCAGTGGCTGCGCATAACCTCACTGGTGCTGACTAGCTGGTTAGCTGTAGCTGTGTGTTGCACAGGTAAAGCACACTTACGGCGGGCGGTGATCCGCCATGAGGAGGCTATGCGCATCCACGGCCTCTGCAGGGTCTTGCGCAAGATGGACATCCTGCAGGAGGTGCTGGCATCCGTGCACAAGCGCTCGCTCAGCGCCTATTCGCAGATCGACCGTGAGGACGACTTCTGCCAGACGGCCGAGGCCCCCAACATCCAGCGTGAGCCCTGTGCCTACATGTCAGATAGGTTATCCACCACCAGAAGACGGCGTCTCACCTTCCCTCCCCCTGTCCTCCTCTCTGTCTCAGCCAAGACTCAACATAAGCCAGATGTGAAGACCCCTGACTTCTCAAAAGTGCGGGTGACAGATATCTTTCAACAACTGGTACGTTCACCATCCCCCTGCAGTGGGCTCTTGAGGCATCAAGAGATTTTAGCGGAGGCCATTAAATAACTTTGCTCGGGGCTTCTTCGATAAAATACCAAGCAACAGCTGGCAGAAGAAATATTGGTATCAAATGGTATTAAATGCTGGTTACAGTTCTATGATGACAGTGCATCCCCTGTATTCCCCTTCCCTTACAGGGACCACTGTCCGTGTTTTCAGCCCGGAACCAGTGGCGCCCACAAAGGCGCATTAGGCTGGTACGAGCCAACAGCGGTCTGGGCCTAACACTGCGGGGAGACTCACCTGTGCTTGTGGCTGGGGTggtaccagggggcagtgcctcGGTGAGACCACACCCACTTCTCAAGCACTTTGTCCCACACACAAAATCCCAATCAGCAGATCTCTTTCGCCCCGCCCCTTCAATCCCAACCTCTGAAACTGATTACCCTTTAAGCCCCTCCCCCTTTAATTTCCTCCCTTCTTCACTATTTGATGATAAACTGATGAATATTAATGAACAAACTGATGAACATTGGAAGGGTTCTTTGTGAAGTGGTTCCTGCTGGGAGGCAGGAAGTGGAGGGGAGAAGTGACACGTGTACCCGACATGGCAGGAGGCGGGGCTCTGCGAGGGTGATTACATCGTAGCGGTGAACGGGACAGACTGTAAGTGGGCGAAGCACGTGGAGGTGGTGCAGGCGCTAAAGGCATGCAGCGACGGGGGAGTGGAGCTCGGCATTGTCACAATGCTGTCACCCAAGACGCTAGGACaggtacatgcacacttaaacaACCACACATTTGCTTGTAGGTCTGATGATTAGTTCCTAAGTGCTCTCTTTTTccacctgtctctctctctgtcttcctctccctctttgATGTGCAGCGGTCTGTCTTTCTCACTCCATGTGGCATCAATGAGAGCGCTGTTCACCCGCGGAATCCAAACCCCAGCAAGGGGGCCAGCCCCACCTCCCTCCTCACCTGGACCCGAAAGAAAGGTGGGGCAGGGGGCGGGGTTTCCAAGAGACTAAGCTCCGCCTTCAGTCTGTCCTTTGGAGCCCCACGGGACGCGGAGGCCTTGTGACCACTGATACAggccaatgagagagaaacCGAGAGCGCATGTTGGGGAAGAGCAATAAACGGTGCTCAGGAAGTGATCAAGCACTGGCAGGAGTCAGACAGAAGCTGTCAGGAGactccccaggaagagggagagtCACAGCGCTGTGAGATTTGATCTTGAGCCTTCAGCAGGGAACtaagggcgcttttccaccacacaaagtacggtactttcggtactttcACTTTTTCATTGACTtccggtcgagtaccagtactgAAAGTTCCAGTActgaaagtgccaaaccagctggggttacgtctttggtactttggggtgggacttgcaaACGTATTTGCTGccgattggttatgcaaatagcctgccgctGAAACACAAGACACAACCGGCATCTTTTGAAACACACAGCGAACAGcgagaaacaaaataaaaagcaacagaaacatccatccatccattttccaaaccgcttatcctactgggtcgcggggggtccggagcctatcccggaagctatgggcacgaggcagggaacaacccaggatggggggccagcccatcgcagggcactcacacaccattcactcacacatgcactcctacgggcaatttagcaactccaattagctttagcatgtttttggactgtgggggaaaccggcgtacccggaggaaacctcacgacgacatggggagaacatgcaaactccacacacatgtgacccaggcggagactcaaacctggatcccagaggtgtgaggcaacagtgctaaccactgcaccaccaggccGTCCGCaacagaaacaaaaatataaaaaatgtaacatgTGAGGATGGACATACGAGGAAACACAGGCTTTCATCGCCATATGGTTGGACGAACAGATCCAGCGGGATTTGGATGGCTCGACTcgaaataaaaaagtatttgcCGTAATAGCTAGCTGTCACGATAGCCTGAACAGAGAGACCGGGATCCAGGTATGCAAGCCGCTGAGTGCTTTATTTGGATAAACCAAACAGAGGCACCGAAAGGGACGGGCAAGAGGTAAGGTCGAAATACAGGCAGGGAGGTCGTAAGCCGGGGAGTCAGTCCTACAGGGAAACACGAGACAAGATCACACGGGGTAGCGGGAACGAGACGAGCCGGAGCAGGCAGGGTAGACGGGTCTGGAACGGGggagagagaggtaaggagagGACACGAGGCAAACAGGCAGAGTTAGGTTTCAGGGAGAGACGATCGACAAGAAAGTGCTCGGTATGGCTTCTAAacatcagcgcaatacttcgcaatGGGCAAGTGTCTTCTGGCTGGTTTTATCCCTAGACTCATTATGCGTAACGAGCCGCAGCCGGTGGTATCCGCCTGCGTGGGCGTGACACAAGCCACTTGGAAGAAATGGGGCACACGCGAAACACCGAACAATGTcgcttgaaaataaaaaaacttaagGAGGACTACAGGAAAGTGAAGGATCATAATAAGAGGAGTGGCGCCGACAGGAAAACCAACACATGGTTTGAGGCACTGGACGCCGTCAGTCAGGGTTGgtcactgatgatgtcatttggtGCCGGTACCGGTTTTTACGCTGTTGGAAAACCAACACAATagaagtaccatacttttggtacttttatGGAAGTACCGAAAGTACAGTACCTGATGCGGTGGAAACGCGCCCTAAGCAGACCTCGGAGACCCGAGTGCTGATGAAATGGACATCCCGGAAGGAATTTTCTTGAACACGTGACTGTGTGAGACAGTGGCTTTGGGCAAGGCCAATTAAGGACTCCCAGAAGTGGCCCATGGGCAGGGATTTTTCTGCAGGAGGAAGAAGGCAGGGGTAGCACTCAGCCTTGGACAGGAAGATCATTATCAATGCTGCTGAACAGGGGAGTCTGAACACACGTCTCTCCAAGGTGTGAACTGGCTTTACTTGGATAAGACTGTCTGCTTTGACTGAAACCTTGCCTGTGAATGAAACTTGGGATCTTGGAAATTTGTTCTGCTAAATAATGAGTGAATACATTCAACTAATATATGTAACAAGGCAGCTCTAAgggaaccaccccccccccccccccccgcaatctGAAAACATGCGTTTAGAAGTAGACCTGAATTGAAAAGCTGAAATGTCACTTACAGTTTTCCAACATGCACTACAATCTTTTGTGTCTGGTAAGGGGATTTGGTTTATTTCTGATACAAATTAGCCTCTGGTCCCAAATCTGGTGGAGCTGTTTGTGGACCTTATGACCTATCTATGAGAGAGCTGATTTGCTGCCATCCGTAAGCATTCCTGTGGAGAACTGGTGTCACATGACAAACAACTCATGCTGTGGTAAAAAAGTGAGCTTAGTGTCACTGATATCTTAACTTAATATGATTCCTTTGTTATCTACTGCACGTTTTGTTCATTTATCTCTTTGTTTCATGTATAAACACTGTAGGGGATCTAACTTCACCTCATCTGTCTTTGTTCCTGACACTTAGTTTGTTTAAAACTACATGGAAATAGTCTTTACTGGTGCCATCACAGTCGTTCAAATCACAATTAAAACGGCATGATTGAACATATATTCAAGTCTCAACACGATTGGTTTCCTAATTTGCATTTAGACTGAGATAAAAGGCCACGATTCAGGTACAGTACTTACTGCAGTAGCTCCATGTTCTCATCACAGTTAC
Coding sequences within it:
- the rhpn1 gene encoding rhophilin-1 isoform X1, whose amino-acid sequence is MSDAWPKDELSSPAGSTRKACDPPQVTLRSRLQHQRARIHQQINKEMLMRAGAENLFRATTNHKVRETVALELSIVNSNLQLLKEELEELNSNVGVYQTESEAVNVPMIPLGLKETKEVDFSLPLKDFICRHYGEAASQYEAEIKELNELRQAMRTPSRNEAGLELLIEYYNQLYFLEQRFFHPGNMLAVQFHWYDSLTGVPSSQRALAFEKGSVLFNVGALYTQIGTRQNRSSAQGIGNAIDAFQCAAGAFSYLKENFSNAPSLDMSGASLEMLVRLMLAQVQECVFERVLLLVLEDSDFSSLLQVAQEAARVSDMYWLALQTMQQAPVKDYVPFSWVTLAQVKNEHFRALSHYYAGLALCNHAQSSEWDDGLGERMLHQLHSSKLTGPPPGIMLKDPEERRRLGKAHLRRAVIRHEEAMRIHGLCRVLRKMDILQEVLASVHKRSLSAYSQIDREDDFCQTAEAPNIQPKTQHKPDVKTPDFSKVRVTDIFQQLGPLSVFSARNQWRPQRRIRLVRANSGLGLTLRGDSPVLVAGVVPGGSASEAGLCEGDYIVAVNGTDCKWAKHVEVVQALKACSDGGVELGIVTMLSPKTLGQRSVFLTPCGINESAVHPRNPNPSKGASPTSLLTWTRKKGGAGGGVSKRLSSAFSLSFGAPRDAEAL
- the rhpn1 gene encoding rhophilin-1 isoform X2, yielding MGVYQTESEAVNVPMIPLGLKETKEVDFSLPLKDFICRHYGEAASQYEAEIKELNELRQAMRTPSRNEAGLELLIEYYNQLYFLEQRFFHPGNMLAVQFHWYDSLTGVPSSQRALAFEKGSVLFNVGALYTQIGTRQNRSSAQGIGNAIDAFQCAAGAFSYLKENFSNAPSLDMSGASLEMLVRLMLAQVQECVFERVLLLVLEDSDFSSLLQVAQEAARVSDMYWLALQTMQQAPVKDYVPFSWVTLAQVKNEHFRALSHYYAGLALCNHAQSSEWDDGLGERMLHQLHSSKLTGPPPGIMLKDPEERRRLGKAHLRRAVIRHEEAMRIHGLCRVLRKMDILQEVLASVHKRSLSAYSQIDREDDFCQTAEAPNIQPKTQHKPDVKTPDFSKVRVTDIFQQLGPLSVFSARNQWRPQRRIRLVRANSGLGLTLRGDSPVLVAGVVPGGSASEAGLCEGDYIVAVNGTDCKWAKHVEVVQALKACSDGGVELGIVTMLSPKTLGQRSVFLTPCGINESAVHPRNPNPSKGASPTSLLTWTRKKGGAGGGVSKRLSSAFSLSFGAPRDAEAL